A single genomic interval of Blastocatellia bacterium harbors:
- the tkt gene encoding transketolase translates to MDQYCVNVIKGLIMDAVRKANSGHTGGPMSSADFAYVLFREFYNYSPDDPLWFDRDRFVLSAGHESVLLYTLLMLIGYLDMSDLKQFRQLHSRTPGHPERELTPGVEATTGPLGQGFGMAAGMAIGEAILRATFGQDLVNHFTYVIASDGDLQEPITLATASLVGHLGVGRLIVFYDKNRIQLSGPTEHASSEDFAKVFEGFQWHVQEIDGHNHDEIRQAIINAREVTDRPSLIIGHTTIARGCATMEGSEKTHGEPLPPDEIRATKIKLGLPPDQTFYLPPSVVTHMRARHAELRQRQQAWKERVETFMRERPEDGRRWQQMLSGEIPPDLRYPDCTGKDKLATRVAFGDVLTELAHQVPGLVGGSADLEPSNMTAGFRRAVGQFSRTTPAGRCLIFGVREFPMGAICNGLALHGGLIPFGATFLVFSDYERAALRMAALQKLRVIHEFTHDSIFLGEDGPTHQPIEHLSALRAIPDFVVIRPADATETVTAVQVALEQHRPTAIILSRQALPVLDRQRYPSAENLRAGGYILYGAEDELPDIIYIATGSEVHLALQAAERLEGFKVRVVNLPSWELFEEQPEAYRNKILPPQARFRISLEAGSTHGWKRYTGSYGYEIGLDRFGASAPMNDLAKEFGFTVENVVQITLAKYAEYQRSQLSDVPVR, encoded by the coding sequence ATGGATCAATACTGCGTCAACGTCATCAAAGGATTGATCATGGATGCAGTGCGCAAGGCGAATTCAGGACACACGGGCGGGCCGATGTCCTCGGCTGATTTCGCCTATGTTTTGTTCCGCGAGTTCTATAATTACAGCCCCGATGATCCGTTGTGGTTTGATCGAGATCGGTTTGTTCTGTCGGCAGGTCATGAGTCCGTGCTGTTGTACACGTTGTTGATGCTCATAGGCTATTTGGACATGTCGGACTTGAAGCAATTTCGTCAACTTCATAGTCGCACGCCGGGCCATCCAGAGCGTGAATTGACGCCGGGCGTTGAGGCAACAACGGGACCTCTTGGTCAAGGCTTCGGCATGGCCGCCGGCATGGCCATTGGCGAGGCGATTCTGCGAGCGACCTTCGGCCAAGACCTCGTCAACCATTTCACCTACGTCATTGCCAGCGACGGTGACCTTCAAGAACCGATCACACTGGCTACGGCTTCCTTGGTCGGCCACTTGGGCGTTGGTCGGCTGATCGTCTTTTATGACAAGAACCGGATTCAACTATCCGGCCCCACCGAGCACGCCTCAAGCGAGGATTTCGCCAAGGTATTTGAAGGATTCCAGTGGCATGTTCAGGAGATTGACGGTCACAATCATGATGAAATCCGTCAAGCCATCATCAATGCGCGTGAGGTAACCGATCGCCCATCGCTGATCATCGGGCACACGACGATTGCCCGGGGCTGCGCCACGATGGAAGGCAGTGAAAAGACGCACGGCGAACCACTGCCGCCCGATGAAATTCGTGCCACCAAAATTAAATTAGGCTTGCCGCCGGACCAAACGTTTTATCTGCCGCCATCGGTGGTTACCCACATGCGCGCCCGGCATGCTGAGTTGCGCCAGAGGCAACAAGCATGGAAGGAGCGGGTGGAAACATTTATGCGAGAGCGCCCGGAAGATGGCCGTCGCTGGCAGCAGATGCTCAGCGGCGAGATTCCCCCTGACTTGCGGTATCCCGATTGCACCGGCAAGGATAAGTTGGCTACGCGCGTAGCCTTTGGTGATGTGCTGACCGAGTTGGCTCACCAAGTGCCGGGCTTAGTCGGTGGTTCGGCTGATCTGGAGCCATCCAATATGACTGCTGGGTTCCGCCGCGCTGTCGGTCAGTTCAGTCGGACGACGCCTGCCGGACGCTGCCTTATCTTCGGTGTGCGCGAATTTCCCATGGGAGCAATTTGCAATGGATTGGCGCTGCACGGCGGATTGATTCCATTTGGCGCGACATTTCTTGTCTTCTCCGACTACGAGCGTGCGGCGTTGCGAATGGCAGCGCTGCAAAAGCTGCGAGTCATTCACGAATTTACTCACGATTCTATTTTCCTGGGGGAAGATGGGCCGACTCACCAGCCAATTGAACACCTCAGCGCGTTACGAGCCATCCCTGATTTCGTAGTGATTCGCCCGGCTGATGCTACGGAGACAGTCACAGCCGTGCAGGTTGCTCTTGAACAACACCGCCCGACGGCGATCATTCTTTCGCGTCAGGCGCTGCCCGTACTTGACCGACAGCGTTATCCCAGCGCGGAGAATTTGCGTGCCGGCGGCTACATTCTGTATGGTGCTGAAGATGAGCTGCCCGACATCATCTACATTGCCACAGGCTCGGAAGTGCATCTGGCGTTGCAAGCCGCCGAACGCCTGGAAGGCTTCAAGGTCCGCGTCGTCAATTTGCCTTCGTGGGAATTATTTGAAGAACAACCTGAGGCCTACCGCAATAAGATTTTGCCTCCACAGGCGCGGTTCCGCATCTCGCTGGAAGCCGGCTCGACGCACGGATGGAAGCGCTACACCGGCTCGTATGGATATGAAATCGGCTTGGATCGCTTCGGCGCATCAGCGCCGATGAATGACCTGGCGAAAGAATTCGGCTTTACTGTCGAGAATGTTGTTCAAATCACCCTAGCCAAATACGCTGAGTATCAGCGAAGTCAACTCAGTGACGTACCGGTGCGATAG
- a CDS encoding protein kinase gives MARTISHYRLEQELGRGGAGSVYKAYDTVLDRVVVLKLLNPELMADRESRTRLLREARLASALDHPNICTIYEIAEAEGVYFIAMQYVPGKTLKQVIGGHPLNCESLLSIGLQVGDALAAAHARGIVHRDVKSANVMITPRGQVKVLDFGLAKLVSEGAARGGGEVELTRMGATLGTPSYMSPEQARGERADHRSDIFSFGVVLYEMATGQMPFKGHSQVETMHAVIHQQHAPVTALNKKVPATLAAVIDRALAKRPSDRYQSMPQLLQDLRQALLSMPSASILAVPYVRPQRQTLLGAVKRRIEQLLGRDISWETRPSLSLLSEPSHIEHERGHERDFSLTRGAMKTLAVLPFRNLSGDPAADFYGLTLADSLITELGKIKSLVVRSSQTVAKYQNRPVDPIEVGRELAVELVLTGNYLSAGDRLRVTSQLIDAHTGGLIWSEKIDTATHNALVVQDRISQRIVNQLTSGQVAVDPVELLKDENEQVRLDAVRTLAFSHDPRALWALIEALRDSSMTVKAEAVKALVKLGEQATGPIIELLHDAMDEGDYLTARFAAKALGLIGDRKITSVLLDLLHSEDTFVACEAALALGRLSDAKAVPELIAMLDASSGNKRFAAAEALGHLCDPAAQEALQNRLRDEDEGVRAKARWALSRLHKASVSISASNVAS, from the coding sequence ATGGCGCGCACAATCTCCCATTACCGTTTAGAGCAAGAACTCGGCCGTGGTGGCGCTGGCTCTGTCTACAAAGCTTATGATACGGTGCTTGACCGTGTCGTCGTGTTGAAGCTACTCAATCCTGAGTTGATGGCTGACAGAGAATCGCGCACCAGACTGTTGCGCGAGGCGCGATTAGCTTCGGCGCTCGATCATCCCAACATCTGCACGATTTATGAAATCGCCGAAGCCGAGGGAGTCTACTTCATTGCCATGCAGTATGTGCCCGGCAAAACGCTCAAACAGGTCATCGGTGGGCATCCATTGAATTGCGAAAGCCTGCTCTCGATTGGCTTACAGGTGGGTGACGCGCTGGCTGCGGCGCATGCGCGAGGGATCGTCCATCGTGATGTCAAATCAGCGAACGTGATGATCACACCACGCGGTCAAGTGAAGGTGTTGGACTTTGGGCTCGCCAAACTGGTCTCCGAAGGCGCGGCGCGAGGCGGTGGCGAAGTCGAACTGACACGCATGGGAGCGACGCTGGGCACGCCGTCCTACATGTCGCCAGAACAGGCTCGTGGCGAGCGAGCCGATCATCGCAGCGACATCTTTTCGTTCGGAGTGGTGCTTTATGAAATGGCCACAGGACAGATGCCATTCAAAGGCCACTCACAGGTTGAGACGATGCACGCCGTCATCCACCAACAGCATGCGCCGGTGACGGCGCTGAACAAAAAAGTGCCGGCGACGCTGGCCGCCGTGATTGACCGGGCGCTGGCCAAGCGACCGAGCGATCGCTATCAATCCATGCCGCAATTATTGCAAGACCTGCGGCAAGCCCTGCTATCAATGCCATCGGCTTCGATCCTGGCCGTTCCCTATGTGAGGCCGCAGCGGCAAACGCTACTGGGAGCCGTCAAACGACGCATCGAGCAGTTGCTCGGACGGGACATCAGTTGGGAGACGCGGCCCAGCCTCAGCTTGTTGTCTGAGCCATCACACATCGAACATGAGCGAGGACACGAACGGGACTTCTCGTTGACGCGCGGCGCGATGAAGACGCTGGCTGTGCTGCCGTTTCGCAACTTGAGTGGCGACCCAGCCGCAGATTTTTATGGACTTACATTGGCCGATAGCCTGATTACTGAGCTGGGCAAGATCAAATCGCTCGTGGTTAGGTCATCGCAGACAGTTGCCAAGTACCAAAACCGGCCGGTTGATCCAATAGAAGTGGGCAGAGAATTGGCAGTCGAGTTGGTGCTCACCGGCAATTACCTCTCAGCAGGCGATCGTTTGCGGGTGACTTCTCAACTGATTGATGCACATACAGGCGGATTGATCTGGAGCGAGAAAATTGATACGGCGACGCACAACGCGCTGGTTGTTCAGGATCGCATCTCGCAACGAATCGTGAACCAACTGACCAGCGGTCAGGTGGCTGTTGATCCAGTCGAGTTGTTGAAGGACGAAAACGAGCAAGTCCGACTCGATGCTGTGCGGACGCTGGCGTTTTCACACGACCCGCGTGCGTTGTGGGCGTTGATTGAAGCGCTGCGTGATTCGAGCATGACGGTGAAAGCTGAGGCCGTCAAAGCGCTGGTCAAGCTGGGCGAGCAAGCCACTGGGCCGATCATTGAGCTGCTGCACGATGCCATGGATGAGGGCGACTACCTGACAGCGCGGTTTGCCGCTAAGGCGCTCGGCTTGATCGGTGACCGCAAGATTACCTCCGTGCTGTTGGACCTGCTGCACAGTGAAGATACGTTTGTCGCCTGTGAAGCAGCCCTGGCGCTTGGGCGGCTCTCTGACGCGAAGGCAGTTCCCGAATTGATTGCTATGCTCGATGCCAGTAGCGGCAATAAACGATTCGCTGCCGCGGAGGCGCTCGGCCACCTGTGTGATCCAGCGGCGCAGGAAGCGCTGCAAAACCGATTGAGAGATGAGGACGAAGGTGTCCGCGCCAAGGCCCGGTGGGCGCTCAGCCGATTGCACAAGGCCAGCGTGTCCATCTCCGCATCCAATGTCGCGTCGTAA